A single region of the Streptomyces sp. AM 4-1-1 genome encodes:
- a CDS encoding CRISPR-associated endoribonuclease Cas6: MRLRLTFHTGARELRWEEVLAPGRALSYALLERGAPELGKMLHVSGWGPYGMVPFGYSAPVFPAARRRRGAYAAGGPGVVELGSPLPGVVEGWAAALASVPVLAWGSTAFIVDGIEVVEDPVFASGRAVFRTVTPVVMKVSGRDESGARVRRQAWCLPGEPEWDVYVQGNLRRKAETLGLDADVTLEEVSWVGPKRSFMVAGAGGAGGKKPGACVEVVVSGAPETLSAVASWGVGQANSAGMGWIGV, encoded by the coding sequence GTGCGGCTGCGGTTGACCTTTCATACAGGTGCTCGTGAGTTGCGTTGGGAGGAGGTTCTGGCTCCGGGCCGGGCGTTGTCGTATGCGTTGCTGGAGCGGGGTGCTCCAGAGCTGGGGAAGATGCTCCATGTGTCGGGTTGGGGACCGTACGGGATGGTGCCGTTCGGTTACAGCGCGCCGGTCTTTCCTGCGGCGCGGCGGCGGCGGGGCGCGTATGCGGCGGGTGGTCCGGGGGTGGTGGAGCTGGGGAGTCCGTTGCCGGGGGTGGTGGAGGGGTGGGCTGCCGCGTTGGCGTCTGTGCCGGTGCTGGCGTGGGGTTCGACCGCGTTCATCGTTGATGGGATCGAGGTTGTGGAGGATCCGGTGTTTGCGTCGGGGCGGGCGGTGTTCCGGACTGTGACGCCTGTGGTGATGAAGGTGTCGGGGCGGGATGAGTCTGGGGCGCGTGTGCGGCGGCAGGCGTGGTGTCTGCCGGGTGAGCCGGAGTGGGATGTCTACGTGCAGGGCAATCTGCGGCGCAAGGCGGAGACGCTGGGGCTGGACGCGGATGTGACGTTGGAGGAGGTGAGCTGGGTCGGGCCCAAGCGGTCTTTCATGGTGGCGGGTGCGGGTGGCGCGGGTGGGAAGAAGCCGGGCGCTTGTGTGGAGGTCGTGGTGTCGGGTGCGCCGGAGACTTTGTCCGCGGTCGCTTCCTGGGGTGTGGGCCAGGCCAACAGTGCGGGCATGGGGTGGATCGGTGTCTGA
- the cas7i gene encoding type I-B CRISPR-associated protein Cas7/Cst2/DevR, with the protein MTFLVGQSVLEVKAGAPNNGRGEDNRGMVKQFRAGRDVYPYVSAQASRRWLRDSLPAGEATSPVVRSGEGKKQQAYTGGRPDLYLDDDLFGYMIAVKADQDGAKKGESRTFMRDTVLATGTLVAVVPSEPVMDFGTMSRGMEPGAHPVIHEHEMYTADLAGDLLLDLPRVGVFETGGKTAKPALPAEVAAAVVESGGSRTTLRGVDCVGLPLAERRRRVAVLLRTMAVVKGGAKQSAHYGDRTPGLVILAPVLGGTNPFTRVVRERERKTYFDADTLREELEAWSDELDGPVRIGWAPGFLGGQRDRARSDLADLVKDEKLILGHPRSVLNALAEEIAAGTHDGWFEDPAA; encoded by the coding sequence ATGACGTTCCTGGTGGGGCAGAGCGTGCTGGAAGTGAAGGCCGGGGCTCCGAACAACGGGCGTGGGGAGGACAACCGGGGCATGGTCAAGCAGTTCCGGGCGGGGCGTGACGTGTACCCGTATGTGTCCGCGCAAGCGAGCAGGCGGTGGCTGCGTGACAGCCTGCCGGCCGGTGAGGCGACGTCGCCGGTGGTGCGGAGCGGGGAGGGGAAGAAGCAGCAGGCGTACACCGGGGGGCGTCCGGATCTGTATCTGGATGATGATCTTTTCGGTTACATGATCGCGGTCAAGGCGGATCAGGACGGTGCGAAGAAGGGTGAGTCCAGGACGTTCATGCGTGACACCGTTCTGGCGACCGGCACGCTGGTCGCTGTGGTGCCGAGCGAACCCGTTATGGATTTCGGCACGATGAGCCGTGGCATGGAGCCGGGCGCCCACCCGGTCATTCATGAGCATGAGATGTACACCGCTGACCTTGCCGGTGATCTGTTGCTGGATCTGCCGAGGGTGGGTGTCTTCGAGACGGGTGGCAAGACGGCCAAGCCCGCTCTGCCGGCCGAGGTGGCAGCTGCCGTGGTCGAGAGTGGCGGTAGTCGGACCACCTTGCGTGGGGTGGACTGTGTCGGACTGCCCCTGGCGGAGCGGCGTCGGCGGGTCGCGGTGCTCCTGCGGACGATGGCGGTCGTCAAGGGGGGTGCCAAGCAGTCCGCGCATTATGGTGACCGGACGCCTGGCCTGGTCATTCTTGCGCCGGTGCTGGGTGGGACCAATCCGTTTACCCGGGTGGTGCGCGAACGTGAGCGCAAGACGTATTTCGACGCGGACACGCTGCGCGAGGAGTTGGAGGCGTGGTCCGACGAGCTCGACGGGCCGGTACGTATCGGATGGGCTCCGGGCTTCCTGGGAGGCCAGCGTGACCGGGCCCGCAGCGATCTCGCCGATCTCGTCAAGGACGAGAAGCTGATTCTGGGGCATCCGCGGAGCGTCCTGAATGCTCTCGCCGAGGAGATCGCGGCGGGCACCCACGACGGCTGGTTCGAGGACCCCGCCGCGTAG